The Gammaproteobacteria bacterium genome includes the window GTAAACCCTTAGACCGGTGGCTTTGCGACCCTGCCTTTCGGCAGGTGTGCCTTTGTCAGTTTGCGGCAGGCTATGCCTGCCGTGCTCTCCCTCAGTTTCCCCGCCCGGGTGTTATGCATCACCACGGTGCGATCTGAATCCTACCTTTGTGCCCTGGCGCCGGGTGTGAGTATGGTCACACTACTGTCGGGCTTAACATTTCAACTGCGCCGCAGTTTAACAGAACACGGAAAAAAGCCCCCTCGCCACACGGCGAGGGGGCTTAACAATTTGCTTCAGTTCAGCCGGATAAGCAGTCGTCCGGACTGGAATTCGGCGTTCGTATCAGACCATGACCCGCTGGCATGCGTGCTGCGCACCGTGGCACCGCCGCCAAGGGCGTTGGCCAGATCGCGCGTGAACAGCCCGAAGTCGGTGTGCAGGCGGATCGATCGACCGTCACGTATTGCATAAATACCCGGGCGGTCGCCGCGCGGCACGATGCTGGCACCGGGCTGCTCGAGCAAATTGGTGACAATGCCCCCGCGTACAACGTGGTGACGGCTGCCTATTTCCGGGTTTTCCAGGTCGATGACCAGGCCCTCCGGCCCCAGCGTCAGGAACGGTGTTGCTGTGGCCGGGTTCCAGCCGACAAACAGGCGTGCCTGGCTGTCACTGAAATCGGCAATAGTGCCGGCCTCGAAGTCGGGCGGTGCCATGCCGAACGCGGTGACAAAACCGGAAGCCTTAACCGGGCTGCCGGGCTGCAGCGCAGAGGTGTCGAGGTTACCAGTGGCCACTTCGTAGTCCTGCGGATCAGCATCCTGCCCGGGCACACCGGTGCCGGAAAAATCAAAAATACGCACGTTCCTGCCGGCGACCTGCTGCAGGTCGATATTGATTTGCGCATCGGCGAGCAGGTTTGTTGTGCCGGTGACCACGCTGCGCAGCATGCGCATCACTCCGTCAGTTGCATCGAAAACAAGTTCATCCGGCGTGTCGTTGGCAATGCGTCCGTAGGCAATGACGCGCTGACCGACAGAGAGCGCCGCGGCGCTGCCATCGAAAGCGGCGTCGCCGGCTTTGCGGACGGTGGTTTGCGGCCCGACGATTACCTCGACGTCGCCGCGGAACACTGCGGTATCGCGCTCGCGCACCAGCGTTGCGCCACGCACCGTTAACACATCGTCGACACGCGCGGTGATAACGCCCTTGACGATATCGGCGGCATGACCGGGCACGCTGCTGCCGGCGTAGACTTCACGTGCGGTGAATTGCCGTGTTGCTGTTTCGAGCTCGCCAAACGCTAAGGTTGCCGCTGCGGCCGGCAGGGCGCTCATCGCCAGCAGACCATCGGCACCGGCGTAGCTGGTGCCGTCAATTTCGAATGCGGTGTCGTCCGTCGTAAATACACGGACCCGGCCAAAATCGCCGCGCCAGGCCCAGAACGGCCGCAGCGCCACAACATAATTCGACTCATCGGCGTTGACGCTCACCAGTGGGCCGCGCAGCCGCATGGGTTTGCTGTCAACCGGATCGATATCGGCAACAAGGAACGGTGCAGCTGTCGCGGTGACCGGGTTTGTGTCGAGGTCCACTTCATGCGAGGCGGCCAGGTCGAAGTCGACAACCATGATTGAAGGCAAACCAGGTCGCACCACCAGGCGGCGATCATCGGCCAGCTGGATGCGAAACGTCTCGACTCCCAGCTCGCTGCCATCGATTGCGACAACCTGTGTTTCCGTTGCAGCGCCGTCGAGTTCAACCGAGACGGCCGCGCCGGCGTAATCCAGTGTGATCTGTGCCGCGACATAAGTTCCCGGTGGCACCGTGGCGGCGGTCAGGAACTCGGTAAGCTCGGTGTACTGGGCGAAGTCGACCGTTGCGCTTTGTGGTATCGCTTCGACGCTGACTCCGTCGGCGCGTTCCAGGCTGAGGCTGCTGACCCCAACTGTGTATTCAAGAAAGTCACCGTCCGCATCGGTCAGGCCGATCATCACGGTACCGCAGTCATCGCTGCATGCCGACGAATCCGTCGGTGTAGTGTTATTGCCGGTTGACTGGGACGGCGCGTCGCCTGACGAGCTGCCGCAGCCGGCAAGGGCCACGATCAGCAGCAACAGCGCCGTCCAGCCTGTAGGTGTTCGAAGTGTCATAACCATCTCCACTGCCAAAAGAAGTCTCACCCGGTACAACGCGCCAGCCTCGTTTAGGTTGACAAACAGTTTGAGTGAGACCCTGGTCAACGCAATTCTGGCCCTGGAGGGGTAGGATTTTGTCTTCTTTGCACCGGTTTCTGGCTTCTGGTGCAGCCGGGCAGCAGGTAATATGTCGTGTGTCGGCCAGGGACTGGCCGTGCAGCGTGAGGGACTTCATGAGCGAACAGCAGAACAAGAACAAGGCTGGATCGGGTGCTACCCTGGATTTCGTTTACACGAAAGCCGCGGTCGACCTGCAGAACCTGTCCGCGACGAATGCCGAGCAGGTGCTGGCAGCGACGCTCGAGTCATTGCGTGACAACGCCTGCATTGATGGCATCTGCCTGGCGCGCTTTGACAGTCGGGCCAGACGCATCGCCAGCCTGACCGCGAGCGTCAGCCCCGATGCCGGCTGCAAGCCCGGTTTTCTGCGGGACCTGCAGCTGGCCGAGCTGCCGTGGCTGCGTTCACGGCTTTCTCACCTGAAGGTGCTCGAAGTTCTCGATACCTGCTATGTGTCGGACGACATCGAGCCGGATGCACGTCTGTTCCGCCGTCACAACATAGGGTCCTTTCTGGTTATCGGCATTGCGCTGGGTGGTGAGCCGGCCGGTTTTATTGCCCTGCTGTCCGAGTCCGAGCAAACCGCCTGGGACGTGCAGCTGCGCCTGTTGCTCAAGTTGATCGGTTCCAGCCTGGCGTGTGGCCTGGAACGGATTGACCATGAAAGAAAACAGGCTGATGAGCACGTGCGCAATGAGCTGGCGATGTTCACGGCAAACGACGGCGTGTGGGATCTTGACCTGGAAGCCAACACCGTGTGGTTTTCACCGCGCTGGAAAAAGATGCTGGGGTACGAAGACTCAGACCTGGAAGACTCGACGCCTGACTGGCGCCAGCTGGTGCACCCTGATGACCTGCCGCGGGTCGAAGATCTGCTGCAGCAGCACCTTGACGGCGAGATCGACCTGTTCGAGAGCATACACAGAATGCGTCATCGCAATGGCGAATGGCGCTGGATGCTGAGCCGTGCAAAAGCGGTCCCCGCCGCTGACGGCAGGCCGCAAAGACTGGTAGGCGTGGAGCTGGATATATCCGAGCGCAAGTTCTTCGAGCAGGAGCTGCATCGCGAAAAGGAGAGGGTGCAGATCACCCTGCAGTCGATCGGTGACGGGGTGATAACTACCGACCGCGAGGGTCGAATCGAGTATCTCAACCCGGTAGCCGAGGAATTGACCGGCTGGCAGCTCGACGATGCCGCCGGCCGCCAGGTGAACGACGTGTTTCGCGGCTATCACGAAGAAACCTGCGAGCCGCTGGAAAACCCGGTCGCCGTCGCGATGCGCAGCTGTCGACCGATCAAGTCGCTGCGGCCAACGCTGCTGATTCGTCGTGACGGTAACGAGATGTACATCGAAAATACCGCCGCACCCATTCGTGACGGCGAGGGCAAAGTTACCGGTGGTGTGCTGGTTTTTCATGATGTCAGCGAGTCGCGCGAGCTGAACCGCCGGCTCAGTTATCACACCAGCCACGATCTGTTGACCGGACTGGTCAATCGGGGCGAATTCGAGAACCAGCTGGAACGGGCCCTGAAGAACGCAGAAAGCAGCGATGCCCATTACGCGTTGTGCTACCTGGATATCGACCAGTTCAAGATGGTCAATGACAGTTGCGGCCATGCCGCCGGCGACACCCTGCTGGCGCAGCTGGGACAGTTGCTGAAATCGAAGATCCGCTGGCGCGATACGCTGTCACGGCTCGGTGGCGATGAATTCGCGCTCCTGCTGGAAAGCTGCGGGCTCGACGAAGCTGTCGATATTGCCGAGACGCTGCGTGAGGCTGTCGAATCGTTCAAGTTCTCATGGAACGACCGGGTATTTCGTATCAGTACCAGTATTGGCGTAGTGCCGCTGGCGCCCAGCGAGCATGATGTTGCCGGGCTGCTTACCGCTGCGGACAGTGCCTGTATGGCGGCCAAGGAGTCGGGACGCAACCGTGCGCATGTATTCCAGGTAAACGATATTGACCTGATGCGCCGGCGCCGTGAGATGCAGTGGGCCGCTCGTATCAGTAATGCCCTCGAGGAGTCACGCTTCGAGCTGTTTCGCCAGGTGATCCAGCCATTGAACGTCGCTGACGATGGCGATCATTACGAGCTGTTGCTGCGGATGCGCGACGAGAAAGGCAAGCTGATCCCGCCGGGCGAGTTCATTGGGGCGTCGGAGCGTTACGGCCTGACACCAAATATCGATCGCTGGGTTATACGCAATGCTTTTCGCTGGCTGCTCAATGATGATGCAGAGCGCGGGGCCCTGGCAGTCTGCTCGATCAACCTGTCGGGGCAGAGTATTGCCGACGATAAATTCCTGCCGTTCGTGATCGAGCGCTTTGAGAACACGGGGCTCGATCCGTCAAAGATCTGCTTTGAAATCACCGAGACCGCAGCGATTGCCAGCTACAGCCAGGCCAATCGCTTTATCCATGCGTTGCGAGAGCTGGGCTGTCGATTTGCGCTGGACGATTTCGGCACCGGGCTGTCGTCGTTTGGCTATCTGAAGCATTTCCCGGTTGACTACCTGAAAATCGATGGCAGCTTCGTCAAAGGTATCCTGCATGACCCGATCGATCGCGAGATGGTTCGATCAATTAACGAAATCGGCCACCTCACCGGCAAGCAGACTATCGCCGAGTTTGCCGAAAATGACGAAATTATCGCCATGCTGAAAAGCATGGGGGTCGATTTTGCCCAGGGTTATGGCGTAGCCGAGCCGCGGCTGATCGTCCGCGCCGCCTGAAGCGCTAGTCCGGCTGTTGCTCGAATTGTAGCGAGTAGTCGGTCGCCTGCACGTGCTTGGTCAGGCCGCCGACGGAAACAAAGTCCACGCCTGTTGCGGCAATCTCGCGTACGGTTTCCAGCGAGACGTTGCCGGATGCTTCCAGCCGCACCGGCCGCGCCGCTGACCGGTTCTGCGTTACGGCCTCACGCATCTGTTGCAGCGAAAAATTGTCCAGCATGATGACATCAGTGGTGGTCGCCAGGGCTTCATCCAGCTGATCGGGTGATTCAATCTCCACCTCGACCGGTACATCCGGATGTTGTTCCCGCGCTTTCTGCACTGCTGCGGCAATACCGCCGGCGCTGCAAATATGGTTCTCTTTTATCAGGATAGCGTCGTAAAGACCCATCCGGTGATTGTGTCCGCCGCCGCAGCGCACCGCATACTTCTGCGCCAGGCGCAGGCCGGGCAGGGTCTTGCGTGTATCGAGGATAGTGGCGCCGGTACCGGCTACCGCATCGGCATAGGCTCGCGCTGCGGTAGCGGTGCCCGACAGGGTCTGCAGAAAGTTGAGCGCGCAGCGCTCGGCGGTAAGAATCGAGCGGGCGCGGCCTTCGATGTGGCAGACGATCATGTCAGCGTCGATGCGGTCGCCGTCTCTGGCCTGCCAGTTAATACCCGTTGCCGCGTCGATCTCACGGAAAACAGCATCGAACCATGGCTGACCGCATAGCACCGCGGGTTCGCGGCAGACAACGCGGGCGACGGCGGTCGCACTTTCGTCCACCAGGCTGGCGGTCAGGTCGCCGCTGCCCACATCCTCGGCCAGTGCCGACTCGACGTTGTCGTAGATTGTGGCTTCGTAGTCACTCATCGCGGCGCGATTATACGGCATGCGAGGGGTGGCCCGGGCGCTGGCAGGGCGGTGATATACTTCCGTGTTCGTCTGCAGCGGGCCGCAACCGGTGGCAGGCGGCCGGATAACACTGATTACAGGTGATGATTTGTTGACACGACTGGCTGCTCTTATTGTGTGCATCGCGTTGCAGGGCTGCACGGCCCTGGTTATTGGCGGCGCTGCAGCCGGCGGCTACGTGGTCGGTAAGGACGAACGGCCGGTCGGTACGATTATTGATGACGGGACTATAACGGCCGCAGTGAAAACCCGGCTTATTCGCAGCAAATACGTGCAGGCCGGACAGGTCGATGTCGATACCCGGGAAGGCGTGGTTACGCTGAACGGAACGGTTGGCAGCTATATCGCGAAAGAGCAGGCTGAAGTGCTTGCCATGAACACCAGCGGTGTCAGAACGGTAGAAAACAGACTGGAGGTAGAGCCCGTAACGGGTGAGTAAATTATGGAACAGCAGACCATAGACAAAATCAAGCAGACACTGGCAGATCATCACGTTCTGCTGTTCATGAAAGGCACACCGGACTTTCCGATGTGTGGCTTTTCGGCACAGTCGGTGGCGGCACTGCGTGCCATCGGCGCGGAGTTCGATCACGTCAACATACTCGAGGAGCCGGAGCTGCGTGAGGCGCTGAAAGCTTATTCGAGCTGGCCGACCTATCCGCAGCTGTATGTGAACGGTGAGCTGATCGGCGGCTGTGATATCACCGTCGAAATGTACAACACCGGTGAACTGAAAGAGGTTATCGACAAGGCGTCGGCGGCCTAGCGCCGCACCCAGTTCTCGTATACCGGCCGGTAACGGTTGACGATGGCGCAGAACAGGTCTGCTGTCTTGCCGGCATCGTAGCCGGCCGAGTGCGCCTCGGCGGCATCAAAGTCCATCCCCGCAGCCTGTACGGCGCGTGCCAGGACGGTCTGGCCCAGCGCTACGCCGGCTAGGGTGGCGGTATCAAAACTGCTGAACGGATGGAACGGGCTGCGTTTTATGCGGCAACGTTCTATCGCGGCATTGAGAAAGCTCAGGTCAAAAAACGAGTTGTGACCGACCAGTATGGCGCGATTACAGCCGGTGCTGCGCAGCTCGCGGCGCACTTCCCGGAAAATACGCATCAGTGCGTCGCGTTCGTCGATGGCCGGACGCAGCGGGTGAGCGGGGTCAAAGCCGATTACCTCGAGCGAAGCCGGTTCCATGTTGGCGCCCTCGAAGGGCTTTACATGAAACCGGAGAATCTCTGCCGGCTCCAGTTCAGAGCCGTCGTTCAACCTCAGGATGACGGCGGCGATTTCCAGCAGCGCATCAGTTGCAGCGTTGAAACCACCGGTTTCGACGTCGATGACGACCGGCAGGAAGCCGCGAAACCGGTTGGCAATGGCGGGCATGCCGTCAGTCATCGCTCAGTTGCCATCCCAGTTCGGACCCGGCACGCAGCGGGACCAGGCGTTCGCCGGCGAAGTCGTAGTCGTCCGGTACTGTCCAGCTGGTCTTTTCCAGGGTAACCGTCTGGTGATTGCGTGGTAGCCGATAGAAATCCGGCCCATTGCATGAGGCGAACGCTTCCAGTCGATCCAGGGCGCCGGCTGTCTCGAATACTTCTGCATAGAGCTCGAGGGCGGCATGGGCAGAGTATACGCCGGCACAGCCGCAGGCCGATTCCTTGTCACGCTGGCTATGGGGCGCGCTGTCGGTGCCGAGAAAGTAGCGCCGGTCGCCGCTGGTCGCTGCCTCGACCAGCAGTTTGCGATCATTGCGGGACTTGAGTATCGGGGCGCAGTAGAGATGTGGTCGCAATCCGCCGGCCAGCAGGTTATTGCGTATCAGCCGCAGGTGCTGCGGGGTGATAGTCGCTGCGACATTGTCCGCCTGATCGTTGACGAAATGGACCGCTTCGGATGTCGTGATGTGCTCAAAGACGATCCGCAGCTCCGGCAGTTCCTCGCGCAACGGTATGAGTATCCGGTCGATGAACACCGATTCACGGTCAAACACATCGATACGTGGATCGGTTACTTCACCATGCACCAGCAGCGGCAGCTGGCGGTCGGCCATGCGTTTCAACACGCCTTCGATATGCTGCAGGTCAGTGACGCCTGATTCCGAGTTTGTCGTGGCGCCAGCCGGATAAAGTTTGCAGGCTACAACGTGTTCGCAGTCAGCGGCGGCATCGATGTCGTCCCGGGTGGTCTGGTCCGTAAGGTACAGGGTCATCAGCGGAACAAAGTCGCTGCCTGCCGGCAGGGCATCAAGGATCCGTTGACGATAGTCGAGCGCCATTGCGACAGTCGTTACCGGCGGCGTCAGGTTCGGCATCACGATGGCGCGATGAAACTGCCGTGCACTGTGCGCAACCACATCACGCAGCCTGGCACCGTCGCGCAGGTGCAGATGCCAGTCATCGGGGCGGATAATTTCGAGTCGCGTTTTCACTGTCAGCCGGCGAGTGTTACCAGGTCCTGCTCGAGCAGCAGGCTCAGCGTCACGTTGACGCCGAATCCGGTGACATCGGATGGTACGTGTCCCAGTCCGCCCTTGTGGCGGCCCGAGGCCAGGTCGAGGTGCAGCCACGGCACCTTGCCGGCAAAGCGGGAAAGAAACCGCGCGGCCAGTATGTGGTCGCCTTCGCCATCCAGTGTGCACTGCCGGATATCGGCAATCGGGCTGTCGAGTGACCGGTCAAAATCGTCATCCATCGGAAACGGCCAGATACGTTCGCCGCATGCCGCGCCTGCCTCGATCGCGGCCGCATTGAAAGCATCGCGATTGGCAAATGCACCGCTGTAGCGGGTGGTCAGCGCCGCCACGCAGGCTCCGGTCAGGGTGGCGTAGTCGATCATAACGCGTGGTTTTTCTTCTGCCGCCATGGCCAGGGTGTCGGCCAGTGCCATACGGCCTTCCGCGTCGGTATGAATCACTTCGATAGTGGTGCCATCGACCGCGGTGACGACATCCATGGGCTTGTAGGCAGCAGGACCGATCAGGTTTTCTGTAACAGCCAGCCAGCAATCAACATCGAGTTCGCTGCCGGACTCGGTCAGCGCCAGCAATGTGCCAAGGGCAACGGCGCTGCCCTGCATGTCGTCATGCATGTTCTGCATATATCTTGCCGGCTTGAGGTTTACTCCGCCGGTATCGAAACAGACTCCCTTGCCGACCAGGGCAAGGTCCGGGCGCCCGGATTTTTTTCCGGACGGCCGGTAACGCAGTCGGATGATGCCCGCATTGGCGTCACCGGCCTGGGCAACGGCAAGAAAAGCGCCCGCGCCACGTCGCTTCAGTGCCTTCTGGTCGAGAAAAGTCATGTCCCAGCCATGGCGCGTTGCCAGTGCTGATGCGCGCTTGCGGTAGCTGGCGGCATCGAGCTGGTTTGGCGGCAGAACGGTCAGCCAGCGTGCCAGGTGATTGCCGGCGTTCTCGGCGCGCAGCCGACGCAGGTCGGGCTTGCTGGCCCCGTATAGCTGCAGTGCGCGCAAGCGCGGACGCGCAGCGGGCTTCGATTTGGCCGTTGGCAGAGGCGACACCAGGGCCAGCGCCGCTGCGGTCAGCGCGCTGGCCAGCGCGGCGGCGGCAGTATCGTCAAAACCGGTTATCAACACGCCCAGGGTGGCGGGGTTCGATTGTGTGCGGGCGTATGCCAGGTGCTTGCGGGCGGTCTCGAGGCGCTGAAAGGTCGACGCCTTCTTTGGCAGCATGCCCAGACTGATGCCAGTGGCAGCCTTGTTGGCCAGGCGCGTTTGCGCTGCGGGAACCGCGGTCTTGCTGCCGACCTGCCGCTGTACCCGCTGCAGGGCACTGCCACCGGGCAGGCGCTGTAGCGCGGCCCTTGTCATGCTGTCGGGTACCAGGATGACCAGATGATCCATCTTCTGCAGCTTTTGCTGCGTCGGGCCGTCGGCGGAGTGGGTAATAGTGAGTCGCGGGATATCAGGTATGAGGTCCGTCATTTCTGGTTCGCCTTGACCATAATTTCGCAAAGTTCGATGATTGCGCGGTGGGGGGGGTTGTGATCTTGGTCCGGCCTTGCGCCGGGGCATCGTAGCAGGACGAATGACCGAATTCACCCGCGCAGATAACTTGCACTAACAGGGAAAAATATGTCATCGGACTTCAGCCACGATGCCGATCCGCTCGAGACCGGTGAGTGGATCGAGTCGATCGAGTCGGTCATGCGGACGCAGGGTCCGGAACGGGCCAGATACCTGGTCGACCAGGTCATGAACCACATGCGGCGCGGCGGGGCAGATATGCCCTACGGCGCCAACACCGCCTATCTCAATACTATTCCCGCCGCGCAACAGCCGGCCTATCCGGGCAACGAGGCGCTGGAGAAGCGCATTGCGGCCTACCTGCGCTGGAACGCCATGGCGATGGTGCTGCAGGCAAACCGCGAAAGCTCGGAATACGGCGGCCACATCGCGACGTATGCCTCGGCGGCAACGCTGTACGAAGTGGGCTTCAACCATTTTTGGCGTGGCGCACAGGGCGATCATCGCGGCGACATGCTCTTTATCCAGGGTCATTCTTCGCCAGGTATCTATGCCCGGTCGTTTCTCGAGGGGCGGCTGGATGAAGAGCAGTTGCGTGGCTTCCGTCGGGAGGTAGGCGGCGGCGGACTGTCGTCCTACCCGCATCCCTGGCTGATGCCTGATTACTGGCAGTTCCCCACCGTTTCGATGGGCCTGGGTCCGATGATGGCCATCATGCAGGCGCGCTTCACCCGCTACATGGAGCATCGTGGCCTGATCGAGCCAACCGACCGTCGGGTCTGGTGTTTTCTCGGCGACGGGGAGATGGACGAGCCCGAATCGATGGGCGCAATCGATGTGCCGGTACGCGAAAACCTGAACAACCTGGTGTTCGTGATCAACTGCAATTTGCAGCGGCTCGACGGCCCGGTGCGCGGCAACGGCAAGATCGTGCAGGAGCTCGAGGCAATATTTCGCGGGGCCGGCTGGAACGTACTGAAGGTGCTGTGGGGTTCACGCTGGGACCCGTTGTTAAAGAGCGACACTCATGGCCTGCTGCAGCGGCGCATGGAGGAGGCGGTCGACGGCGAGTACCAGGCCTTCAAGTCCAACAACGGGGCCTATGTGCGTGAGCACTTTTTCGGCAAGTATCCCGAGCTTGCCGAAATGGTCGCCAACATGAGCGATGAAGAAATCTGGCGCCTCAACCGCGGCGGGCACGACCGGCAGAAAGTCTATTCTGCCTACGAGGCGGCGGTAAAAAATACCGAAGGGCCGACAGTAATCCTGGCCAAGACCGTCAAGGGCTTTGGCATGGGCAAGGCCGGCGAGGGCCTGATGACGGCGCACCAGGCGAAAAAAATGGACCTGGACGCGATACGCAATTTCCGCGATCGCTTCGATATCCCGGTACCGGACGACCAGCTGGAAAACGTGCCGTTTTGCCGTCTGCCCGAAGACAGCATCGAGGCGCAATACCTCGCCGAGCGACGCGCCGCGTTGAGCGGCCCGCTGCCGATCCGCATCACCAGCTCGCCGGTAATAAAAGCGCCGCAGCTCGACGCCTTCGAAACCCAGATAAAGGGCAGCGGAACGCGCGAAATTTCAACCACCATGGCGCTGGTTCGCATGCTGACCACGCTGCTGCGTGACAAGGAAATCGGCAAGCACCTCGTACCCATCGTGCCGGATGAGGCGCGCACGTTTGGTATGGAGGGCCTGTTCCGCCAGATCGGTATCTATTCATCCAAGGGGCAGCTCTATACGCCACAGGATGCCGACCAGCTGATGTACTACCGTGAGGACAAGAAGGGCCAGATTTTGCAGGAAGGTATCAACGAGGCCGGCGCCTTCTGTTCCTGGATCGCCGCGGCGACTTCGTACGCCAACCACGGCGAAGCGATGATCCCGATCTATCTTTTCTACTCCATGTTCGGTTTCCAGCGCATCGGCGACTTTGCCTGGGCCGCCGGCGACATGCAGGCACGCGGTTTCCTGATCGGCGCAACTGCCGGGCGTACCACGCTGGCCGGTGAAGGATTGCAGCACCAGGACGGCCACAGCCTGCTTGCGGCCTCGACTATTCCCAATTGCGTAGCGTACGACCCGGCTTATGCCTACGAGCTGGCGGTCATCGTGCGTGATGGCCTGCTGCGGATGTTCGAGCAGCAGGAGAATGTTTACTACTACATCACGTGCATGAACGAGAATTACACTCACCCGGCGATGCCGCAGGGGGCCGAGGAGGGCATCCTGCGGGGCATGTATAAGTTGCGCACCGGCGGTAAAGGGCGGATACGCGTGCAGCTGTTCGGCGCCGGGACCATCCTGCGCGAAACACTGGCGGCTGCAGAGTTGCTCGAGGCGCACTTCGATGTTCCGGCGGACGTCTGGAGTATTACCAGTTTCAACCGGCTGCGCCGCGAGGGATTATCAGCCGAGCGCTGGAACCGGCTGCACCCGGGAGAGCCGCCGCGTCGCTGCTGGATCGAAACACAGCTCGACGGGGTCGAGGGACCATTCATAGCGGCAACCGACTACATGAAAATTGTGTCCGATCAGGTTCGTCCGTGGGTGCCGGGTGCATACGTCACGCTGGGTACCGACGGTTATGGTCGCAGCGACGGGCGTGAAGCATTGCGTCGTCACTTCGAGGTTGACCGCAACAGCATCATAGTCACGGCACTCAAGTCGCTGGCCGACGCCGGCAGCATCGAGTACGACTCGGTGAAAAAGGCCATTCACCGCTACGGTATCGACCCGGACCGGCCCAATCCGGTCGGGCTGTAGGGGGCGCGCGTGG containing:
- a CDS encoding DUF4382 domain-containing protein codes for the protein MTLRTPTGWTALLLLIVALAGCGSSSGDAPSQSTGNNTTPTDSSACSDDCGTVMIGLTDADGDFLEYTVGVSSLSLERADGVSVEAIPQSATVDFAQYTELTEFLTAATVPPGTYVAAQITLDYAGAAVSVELDGAATETQVVAIDGSELGVETFRIQLADDRRLVVRPGLPSIMVVDFDLAASHEVDLDTNPVTATAAPFLVADIDPVDSKPMRLRGPLVSVNADESNYVVALRPFWAWRGDFGRVRVFTTDDTAFEIDGTSYAGADGLLAMSALPAAAATLAFGELETATRQFTAREVYAGSSVPGHAADIVKGVITARVDDVLTVRGATLVRERDTAVFRGDVEVIVGPQTTVRKAGDAAFDGSAAALSVGQRVIAYGRIANDTPDELVFDATDGVMRMLRSVVTGTTNLLADAQINIDLQQVAGRNVRIFDFSGTGVPGQDADPQDYEVATGNLDTSALQPGSPVKASGFVTAFGMAPPDFEAGTIADFSDSQARLFVGWNPATATPFLTLGPEGLVIDLENPEIGSRHHVVRGGIVTNLLEQPGASIVPRGDRPGIYAIRDGRSIRLHTDFGLFTRDLANALGGGATVRSTHASGSWSDTNAEFQSGRLLIRLN
- the grxD gene encoding Grx4 family monothiol glutaredoxin, with product MEQQTIDKIKQTLADHHVLLFMKGTPDFPMCGFSAQSVAALRAIGAEFDHVNILEEPELREALKAYSSWPTYPQLYVNGELIGGCDITVEMYNTGELKEVIDKASAA
- the nadC gene encoding carboxylating nicotinate-nucleotide diphosphorylase — protein: MPYNRAAMSDYEATIYDNVESALAEDVGSGDLTASLVDESATAVARVVCREPAVLCGQPWFDAVFREIDAATGINWQARDGDRIDADMIVCHIEGRARSILTAERCALNFLQTLSGTATAARAYADAVAGTGATILDTRKTLPGLRLAQKYAVRCGGGHNHRMGLYDAILIKENHICSAGGIAAAVQKAREQHPDVPVEVEIESPDQLDEALATTTDVIMLDNFSLQQMREAVTQNRSAARPVRLEASGNVSLETVREIAATGVDFVSVGGLTKHVQATDYSLQFEQQPD
- a CDS encoding EAL domain-containing protein, which produces MSEQQNKNKAGSGATLDFVYTKAAVDLQNLSATNAEQVLAATLESLRDNACIDGICLARFDSRARRIASLTASVSPDAGCKPGFLRDLQLAELPWLRSRLSHLKVLEVLDTCYVSDDIEPDARLFRRHNIGSFLVIGIALGGEPAGFIALLSESEQTAWDVQLRLLLKLIGSSLACGLERIDHERKQADEHVRNELAMFTANDGVWDLDLEANTVWFSPRWKKMLGYEDSDLEDSTPDWRQLVHPDDLPRVEDLLQQHLDGEIDLFESIHRMRHRNGEWRWMLSRAKAVPAADGRPQRLVGVELDISERKFFEQELHREKERVQITLQSIGDGVITTDREGRIEYLNPVAEELTGWQLDDAAGRQVNDVFRGYHEETCEPLENPVAVAMRSCRPIKSLRPTLLIRRDGNEMYIENTAAPIRDGEGKVTGGVLVFHDVSESRELNRRLSYHTSHDLLTGLVNRGEFENQLERALKNAESSDAHYALCYLDIDQFKMVNDSCGHAAGDTLLAQLGQLLKSKIRWRDTLSRLGGDEFALLLESCGLDEAVDIAETLREAVESFKFSWNDRVFRISTSIGVVPLAPSEHDVAGLLTAADSACMAAKESGRNRAHVFQVNDIDLMRRRREMQWAARISNALEESRFELFRQVIQPLNVADDGDHYELLLRMRDEKGKLIPPGEFIGASERYGLTPNIDRWVIRNAFRWLLNDDAERGALAVCSINLSGQSIADDKFLPFVIERFENTGLDPSKICFEITETAAIASYSQANRFIHALRELGCRFALDDFGTGLSSFGYLKHFPVDYLKIDGSFVKGILHDPIDREMVRSINEIGHLTGKQTIAEFAENDEIIAMLKSMGVDFAQGYGVAEPRLIVRAA
- the pyrC gene encoding dihydroorotase, producing the protein MKTRLEIIRPDDWHLHLRDGARLRDVVAHSARQFHRAIVMPNLTPPVTTVAMALDYRQRILDALPAGSDFVPLMTLYLTDQTTRDDIDAAADCEHVVACKLYPAGATTNSESGVTDLQHIEGVLKRMADRQLPLLVHGEVTDPRIDVFDRESVFIDRILIPLREELPELRIVFEHITTSEAVHFVNDQADNVAATITPQHLRLIRNNLLAGGLRPHLYCAPILKSRNDRKLLVEAATSGDRRYFLGTDSAPHSQRDKESACGCAGVYSAHAALELYAEVFETAGALDRLEAFASCNGPDFYRLPRNHQTVTLEKTSWTVPDDYDFAGERLVPLRAGSELGWQLSDD
- the rnt gene encoding ribonuclease T, translated to MTDGMPAIANRFRGFLPVVIDVETGGFNAATDALLEIAAVILRLNDGSELEPAEILRFHVKPFEGANMEPASLEVIGFDPAHPLRPAIDERDALMRIFREVRRELRSTGCNRAILVGHNSFFDLSFLNAAIERCRIKRSPFHPFSSFDTATLAGVALGQTVLARAVQAAGMDFDAAEAHSAGYDAGKTADLFCAIVNRYRPVYENWVRR
- a CDS encoding BON domain-containing protein, with translation MTRLAALIVCIALQGCTALVIGGAAAGGYVVGKDERPVGTIIDDGTITAAVKTRLIRSKYVQAGQVDVDTREGVVTLNGTVGSYIAKEQAEVLAMNTSGVRTVENRLEVEPVTGE